The Streptomyces cyanogenus DNA segment GTTGACAGGCGCCACCTGGGTCGCATTGACATCGCGCCGTACGGTCGTTCATATTTCTGCGCATGTGGTCTAGTCATGCCGTCTGCAGCAGCGCCGCCATCGAGCTGGCGCTCATCGGCGTGACCGCACTCTGCGTGGCCGACATCGACTGTCGCTGACACCCGCCTCTCCGGCGCTCGCGTCGCGACTCTTCTCCCCTCTTTCCGTCCGTGACCTCGTCACGGACTTTTCGACGACCCGACGCCGGGGCCGACGTCTGCCCGCAGCCGTCTCACTCCTCGTCCACATGTCTCACTGATCGAGAAACCCTCGATCAACCCCGTCACGTCATCCGAGAGGTCGTCATTCCGATGCGTCAACCGTCCGTCATAGCGCGCCGCGTGGCAGCGGCATCCGTCAGCCTGGTCGTGGCAGCGGGCGCCGCCGCCTGCGGCCCGGAGGACAGCGATGCCAAGGGTTCCGGTGGCGACTCCACGCCCCACAAGGGCGGCACGCTCACGGTGCTGAACTCCGAGCCGCAGACCGACTTCGACCCCGCGCGCCTGTACACCTCCGGCGGCGGAAACGTGCCCTCGCTGGTCTTCCGCACCCTCACCACGCGCAACCGCGAGAACGGCGCGGCCGGCGCCAAGGTCGTCCCGGACCTCGCCACCGACACCGGACGCCCCAACAAGGACGCGACCGTGTGGACGTACACCCTGAAGAAGGGCCTGAAGTACGAGGACGGCACCCCGATCACCTCGGCCGACGTCAAGTACGGCATCGAGCGCTCCTTCGCACCCGAACTCTCCGGAGGCGCACCCTACTTGCGGGACTGGCTGGCCGGCGCCGCCGGCTACCAGGGGCCGTACAAGGACAAGAAGGGCCTGTCCGCGATCGAGACGCCGGACGCCCGGACCATCGTCTTCCACCTGAACAAGCCCGAGGGCGAGTTCCCCTACCTCGCCACGCAGACACAGTTCGCCCCGGTGCCCAAGAGCAGGGACACGGGCACCAAGTACGAGTCGCACCCGGTCTCCTCCGGCCCGTACAGGGTCGTCAGGAACGAGAACGACGGCGAGCACCTCCTCCTGGAGCGCAACCCGCACTGGTCGGCGGCGACCGACGAGGAGCGCAAGGCGTACCCGGACACCATCGACGTGCGCTCCGGCCTCGACTCCTCGGTGATCAACCAGCGGCTGTCCGCCTCCCAGGGCGCGGACGCCGCCGCCGTCACCACGGACACCAACCTCGGCCCGGCCGAACTCGCCAAGGTGACCGGCGACAGGGAACTGGCCGCGCGCGTGGGCACCGGCCACTTCGGCTACACGAACTACCTCGCCTTCAACCCGAGGGTGAAGCCGTTCGACAAGCCCGAGGTGCGCCAGGCGATCTCCTACGCCCTCGACCGGTCCTCCGTGGTCAACGCGGCCGGCGGCAGCGCCCTCGCCGAGCCCGCCACCACCTTCCTGCCGGACCAGAAGTCCTTCGGGTACACGCCGTACGACCCGTTCCCGGCGGGCGCGTCCGGCAACCCGGCCAAGGCCGGGGAACTGCTGGCGCGGGCCGGTTACAAGAACGGTCTCACCATCACGCTGACCCATTCCAACGACAAGAACTTCGAGACCGGCCCGGAGGTCGCCACCGCCGTCCAGGACGCGCTCAAGAAGGCCGGCATCACGGTCGAACTGCAGGGCCTGGAGGACAACGACTACCGGGACAAGATCCACAGCGTGAAGAGCGAGCCGGGCCTCTTCCTCGCCCACTGGGGTGCCGACTGGCCCTCCGGCGGCCCCTTCCTCGCCCCCATCTTCGACGGCCGGCAGATCGTCAAGGATGGAGCGAACTTCAACACGGGCCAGCTCAACGACAAGTCGGTCAATGAAGAGATTGACGCGATCAACAAGTTGACCGACCTTGACGCCGCCGCCCGGCGATGGGGTGCACTGGACAAGAAGATCGGCGAGAAGGCCCTCGTCGTGCCGCTGT contains these protein-coding regions:
- a CDS encoding ABC transporter substrate-binding protein — encoded protein: MRQPSVIARRVAAASVSLVVAAGAAACGPEDSDAKGSGGDSTPHKGGTLTVLNSEPQTDFDPARLYTSGGGNVPSLVFRTLTTRNRENGAAGAKVVPDLATDTGRPNKDATVWTYTLKKGLKYEDGTPITSADVKYGIERSFAPELSGGAPYLRDWLAGAAGYQGPYKDKKGLSAIETPDARTIVFHLNKPEGEFPYLATQTQFAPVPKSRDTGTKYESHPVSSGPYRVVRNENDGEHLLLERNPHWSAATDEERKAYPDTIDVRSGLDSSVINQRLSASQGADAAAVTTDTNLGPAELAKVTGDRELAARVGTGHFGYTNYLAFNPRVKPFDKPEVRQAISYALDRSSVVNAAGGSALAEPATTFLPDQKSFGYTPYDPFPAGASGNPAKAGELLARAGYKNGLTITLTHSNDKNFETGPEVATAVQDALKKAGITVELQGLEDNDYRDKIHSVKSEPGLFLAHWGADWPSGGPFLAPIFDGRQIVKDGANFNTGQLNDKSVNEEIDAINKLTDLDAAARRWGALDKKIGEKALVVPLFHPVYKRLYGKDVKNVVISDWTGVLDISQVAVK
- a CDS encoding Ms4533A family Cys-rich leader peptide, which translates into the protein MWSSHAVCSSAAIELALIGVTALCVADIDCR